The sequence below is a genomic window from Patescibacteria group bacterium.
CCAACCAATTATCAGATTGTCTTACCAAAACATTTTTTGCATATCCTGGATTTTTCATTATTTCTTTTACTACTCTTTCCATTCTTGATCCTTGAGATCCTTTTACAAGAATTATACTATCTTTTTCTATTATTGTTTCTAAATATTTTATGAGAGATTCTTGATCTTTGAAATGTTTTGCATTTTTGAAATTAAAACCATTTTTAATAGCTTCCAAGTATATATCTTCTGCAAATTTTCCAATTGTAAAAAGAAAGTCTATATCTTTACTTGCTACATATTTACCAATATCCTCGTGACAATTTTTTGTATCATTACCAAGCTCAAGCATATCACCTAGAACAACTATTTTTTTACCACTTATTAATGTTTTTACATCGGATAGTAAGTTTATTGCAAGTTTTGTAGCGTCTGGACTCGAATTATATGTATCATCAATAATATATGCATCATTTATTGCTTTTAAAAGATGAGTTCTGCCTTTTGGTGAAGTATAATTTTTTGCAAGTATAGATATTTCTACTAAATTTAATCCTTCTATAAAACCAACAGCTACAGCAGAGAGAAATGCATATACTTGTGCCATACCCAAAGAATCTGGTAAAAATACAGGAACTACATTTCCATTATGTCGTATTTTAAAATTCATTCCTATCGTATCTCCCTTTCTCAACATTTGTAAATCTGTTGCCCAAATATCGGATTCATTTTTAATCCCATAAGTTAAAACATTATGTTTTAATTCATTCTTTAATTTTGCAATCATTTCATCGTCATTGTTTAGAATTGCCCAAGAACCTTCTGGCATATTGCTAAATATTTTTCTTTTTTCTTTGAATATTTCCTCCACACTATCAAAAAATTCTATATGGACTTTTGATATTTTTGTAAGAATTCCTATATTTATAGGTACAAATTTTGTAAAATATTCAATATCTCCTGGATGATCTGCACCCATTTCTAAAATTAATTTTTGAGGATATTTTTTAATCTTAAAAGTAATCAAAAATAAAAATTTGATAAAAATATAAAACCAATTGAATATAGATTTTCCAGGCGCATCTTTTATTCCAAGAATAGTAAGAGGCACACCTATCTCATTATTAAAATTAGAAAAAGAAGTTCTTACTTTAAATTTACCTTTTAATACACTAAAAATAGCTTCTTTTGAGGAAGTCTTACCTATAGATCCGGTAATTGCAATAATTTCTGGTTTATATTTTTTTAAAATCAGACTACTAAAAATTTTTAAAATTTTAAATAATATTTTCTTCATTTTTCTGGTTGTATTTTATAATAATCTAATATGAAATCTGCGATATCTTTGAATACTGGTCCGGCACTTGACTCAGCCCAAGCTCTTTGCGGAGAATCAAACTTTACAAATATTACAAACCTTGGATCTCTTGATGGTCCAAATCCAATAAATGTATGATTCGTTCTATCTGTTACATAACCACCTTTCCCTGCTATCTGAGCTGTACCAGTTTTTCCACCCAAATAATACTTATCTGATTTTGCTGATTTTGCATGACCTTGCTCAACAACAGATACAAGCATTGCTGAAATCTGCTTTGCTGCTTTATCTGATATTACTTTACGAATAAACTGAGTTTCTATTGTATCTTCTTTTCCATTTGGATGCACTATTTTTTCTACTATTCTTGGTTTATACAAATATCCTCCATTTACAAATGCCGCAAAAGATGAAATTAATTGTATTGGAGTTGCTGTAATTCCTTGACCAAAAGAAGCTGTAGCTAAAAATACTTTACCTTTTTTATTTAAATTTTCAATATTTCCCTTTACTTCAACATTCAAATCTATATTTGTTTTTTGCCCAAAACCAAATTTTGTTGCATAATCTAAAAATCTTTCTCTTCCAACTTTTTCTGCTACAAAAGCAGCACCAGTATTAAGCGATTCATCTAAAACTTGAACCATCGTTCTAATACCATTTGCTTTTTTGTCAGAATTTCTTATTTTAAATCCATCTACTTCCAAAATTCCAGTGTCTATATATGTTGTCTCTGGTTTTACAATTCCCAAATCAAGTCCCATTGCCATTGTAACAACTTTGAATACAGAACCAGGTTCATAAGATGTAAAAATAGCATTATTATTATAGAAATTTTGGTTTTCAACTTGCGAATAATTATTTGGATCAAATTCTGGATAATTACACATTGCTAGTATATCACCATTTTTGGGATTCATTACTATAACCGTTCCGTTTCTAGCACCATATGATTCAGTTGCTTCTTTTAATCTCTTGCAGACAAAATTTTGTATTGCTTGATCTATTGTAAGATACAAATCATTTCCATCTGTCACTTTTTTGAAATCAGTCTTTCCAATTGTTATAAAATTTCCATAAGCATCTTTTTCACCAGTAAGTTCCACTTCTTGACCCTTTAATTCATTTTCCCAATAACCTTCTAAACCATAGCTTCCAACTAATTTATCATCTTTATAACCAACAAATCCTACTATATGACTACCTACTGGCCCATCTGGATAATGTCTATAATTTTCTTTTATAAAACCAAGTCCTTTGGAATTCAATTCATTTACTCTTTGATATTCTTCATCTGTGAGTTTATTTTTTATTGGTTCATATATATCATCTTTTTTTGACAATCTACCATTTAAAATTTCCTCTTCAATACCCAAAATTTCTGATAATTTTTTACTCAGATCTTGAGGATTTTCTACAATATTTGGTATTGCATACAAATCAAAATATACTTTATTGATAACCAAAGGATAGCTTTTATCATTGTTACGTAAAAAAATTTCGCCTCTTTTTGGTTTTATATCAGCCACAAATGAATGTTGAGCTTTTGCTTTTACAAGATAATATTTATTTTGTACTATTTGTAAATAAAAAAGTTTTAGTACTATAAAGACAAATAAAACTATAACTCCCAAAAATATAAATTGTAAACGATCCAATTTATTTACATCCAAAGTATTGGTTCTTTTTCTATACATATAAAGAAAAACAGATAAATTATTTTATAGCAACATCTTTATAATCTTTTATTACAATATAATCCACACCATCAGCCAAAACCATACCATGTTCTTGCGCAACTTTTGTAATTCTTCCTAAATCTTGTAATTCGGCTGATTTCAAACTAAACTCTTTATTTGTAGTTCTAAGATTATTTAATTCAGTTTCTAAATCATTCATCACAAAACCTTCACTAGCCGCCATATTTGACTGTACAAGATTTACAAACAACAAAACAAAAATAGAAACAACAAGAGATATATTCGCACAATAAAGTATTTTTGTTTTATCTTTAAACTTCATAATTATCAATCTTTTAAATAATCTTTTAATACTTAATAGTAAAAATGTTAATTTTTTGTTTTTCATATTTTTGTTTTTTATTTTTGTTTTTTCCAGCTAAGTCGAGTTAATCTCAATGAGCTGGATTTTTCGATCTGAACTCGATTTTTATTTTAAACTTTTTCTATCACTCTTAATTTTGCACTTCGCGAAGCTGGATTAATTTTTATCTCATCTTCACTTGGAATTATAACTTTTTTGTTTATAATTTTTAGACTTGCTTTATGATTACAACGACATTCTGGAACCTCAAGTGGACATATACAATCACGGGATTCTTGTCTAAAAAACTCTTTTATTATTTTATCTTCCAAAGAATGATAACTTATAACGACCAATCTTCCACCACTTTCTAGCAAATCTATTGCATCTGGTAAAAACTTTTTTATATTATCAAATTCGTGATTTATATATATTCTCAACGCCTGAAAAACTTTTGTTGCTGGATTTGTATTTGAAT
It includes:
- a CDS encoding penicillin-binding protein 2; this encodes MYRKRTNTLDVNKLDRLQFIFLGVIVLFVFIVLKLFYLQIVQNKYYLVKAKAQHSFVADIKPKRGEIFLRNNDKSYPLVINKVYFDLYAIPNIVENPQDLSKKLSEILGIEEEILNGRLSKKDDIYEPIKNKLTDEEYQRVNELNSKGLGFIKENYRHYPDGPVGSHIVGFVGYKDDKLVGSYGLEGYWENELKGQEVELTGEKDAYGNFITIGKTDFKKVTDGNDLYLTIDQAIQNFVCKRLKEATESYGARNGTVIVMNPKNGDILAMCNYPEFDPNNYSQVENQNFYNNNAIFTSYEPGSVFKVVTMAMGLDLGIVKPETTYIDTGILEVDGFKIRNSDKKANGIRTMVQVLDESLNTGAAFVAEKVGRERFLDYATKFGFGQKTNIDLNVEVKGNIENLNKKGKVFLATASFGQGITATPIQLISSFAAFVNGGYLYKPRIVEKIVHPNGKEDTIETQFIRKVISDKAAKQISAMLVSVVEQGHAKSAKSDKYYLGGKTGTAQIAGKGGYVTDRTNHTFIGFGPSRDPRFVIFVKFDSPQRAWAESSAGPVFKDIADFILDYYKIQPEK
- a CDS encoding UDP-N-acetylmuramoyl-tripeptide--D-alanyl-D-alanine ligase, with the protein product MKKILFKILKIFSSLILKKYKPEIIAITGSIGKTSSKEAIFSVLKGKFKVRTSFSNFNNEIGVPLTILGIKDAPGKSIFNWFYIFIKFLFLITFKIKKYPQKLILEMGADHPGDIEYFTKFVPINIGILTKISKVHIEFFDSVEEIFKEKRKIFSNMPEGSWAILNNDDEMIAKLKNELKHNVLTYGIKNESDIWATDLQMLRKGDTIGMNFKIRHNGNVVPVFLPDSLGMAQVYAFLSAVAVGFIEGLNLVEISILAKNYTSPKGRTHLLKAINDAYIIDDTYNSSPDATKLAINLLSDVKTLISGKKIVVLGDMLELGNDTKNCHEDIGKYVASKDIDFLFTIGKFAEDIYLEAIKNGFNFKNAKHFKDQESLIKYLETIIEKDSIILVKGSQGSRMERVVKEIMKNPGYAKNVLVRQSDNWLDK